The Saccharothrix variisporea genome has a segment encoding these proteins:
- the dbpB gene encoding DGQHR domain-containing protein DpdB, which translates to MNLKRRALKVHQHPTIPLYIFTLAAEEVAKIADVARISRDEAGRLLGYQRPEKKQHVQQILEYLDSDEVLFPNGLIMALPSSVRFRSSPGPSASDGLATSGTLEIPMAQHDDEPRPAWIVDGQQRSLALARTKRSRLPVTVAGFVAEDIATQRDQFLRVNTVSPLPANLVSELLPEVGTPLPAKLSARKLPSALVTMLNQDSDSPFHGLIKRPSTSPEHRGTAVVTDNSLTAAVEESLNSSAGVLFLYRNLSNSTIDTAAIRKVLIAYWTAVQQTFPDAWGLPPTKSRLMHGVGIRAMGRLMDKIVPNVDIEASDVVDQMRRELAHVADHCHWTKGRWSDLNIAWNELQNTPRHISVLSNFIIRVYVRSRNAS; encoded by the coding sequence GTGAACCTCAAGCGCAGGGCCTTGAAGGTCCATCAGCACCCGACCATCCCCCTCTACATCTTCACCCTCGCCGCCGAGGAAGTGGCCAAGATCGCCGACGTCGCCAGGATCTCCAGGGACGAGGCGGGCCGCCTGCTCGGCTACCAGCGCCCGGAGAAGAAACAGCACGTCCAGCAGATCCTCGAGTACCTCGACAGCGACGAGGTGCTGTTCCCCAACGGGTTGATCATGGCCCTGCCGAGTTCCGTGCGCTTCCGGTCCAGTCCGGGGCCGAGCGCCTCGGACGGCCTCGCGACCAGCGGAACACTGGAAATCCCGATGGCGCAGCACGACGACGAACCTCGACCCGCGTGGATCGTCGACGGCCAGCAGCGGAGCCTGGCGCTGGCCAGGACCAAGAGGAGTCGACTGCCGGTGACCGTCGCGGGATTCGTGGCGGAGGACATCGCCACACAACGCGACCAGTTCCTCCGGGTCAACACGGTGTCCCCGTTGCCGGCCAACCTCGTGTCGGAACTCCTGCCCGAGGTGGGTACGCCACTGCCGGCGAAGCTGTCGGCGAGGAAGCTCCCGTCCGCACTGGTCACCATGCTGAACCAGGACAGCGACTCGCCGTTCCACGGCTTGATCAAACGACCTTCGACCAGCCCCGAGCACCGGGGTACCGCCGTGGTGACCGACAACAGCCTGACCGCCGCTGTGGAGGAGTCGCTCAACTCGTCCGCCGGTGTGCTGTTCCTCTACCGGAACCTGTCCAACAGCACGATCGACACCGCCGCGATTCGCAAGGTCCTGATCGCCTACTGGACCGCCGTTCAGCAGACCTTCCCGGACGCGTGGGGCCTTCCGCCGACGAAGAGCCGGTTGATGCACGGCGTCGGGATCAGGGCCATGGGTCGGCTCATGGACAAAATCGTCCCGAACGTCGACATCGAGGCCTCGGACGTCGTCGACCAGATGCGCAGGGAACTGGCGCACGTGGCGGACCACTGCCACTGGACCAAGGGCCGTTGGAGCGACCTGAACATCGCGTGGAACGAACTCCAGAACACCCCGCGACACATCAGCGTGCTGTCCAACTTCATCATCCGCGTGTACGTCAGGTCGAGGAACGCGTCGTGA
- the dbpB gene encoding DGQHR domain-containing protein DpdB, producing MADRYTLRLPALEVRQGRRRIYCFAVDGKKLHSFAAVSRIRRDDGEQLHGYQRPEVLSHIRGIRKYLESDGAMLPNAIVVAFNDRIEFVPSLMIPTDTVDYSVPGELVIEVDESLSEAEKPAWLVDGQQRSAAIRDADLAEFPVAVVGFKADSEEEQRSQFILVNSTKALPKGLIHELLPDTTGQLPDSYVRRRLPAQLMTRLNGSRRSPFYRIIASPTAPNGYIKDNSVLKMVEHSLFEGALYQYRNPVDGSGDVERMLTHLIGFWSVVREVFPEEWSKPPRNSRLTHGVGIQSLGFVMDTLTEDVPAEGVKTVELKEALESLKPHVAWTSGTWKFSDGEERRWNNLQNTPNDVRQLTSHLLKVLRKRSRRR from the coding sequence GTGGCTGATAGGTACACCCTGCGACTCCCGGCCCTGGAGGTCAGGCAGGGGCGTCGGCGGATCTACTGCTTCGCCGTCGACGGGAAGAAGCTGCACAGCTTCGCAGCGGTGTCGCGCATCCGCCGTGACGATGGCGAACAGCTGCACGGCTACCAGCGACCGGAAGTGCTCAGCCACATCCGCGGCATCCGCAAGTACCTCGAGTCGGACGGTGCGATGCTGCCCAACGCGATCGTCGTCGCGTTCAACGACCGGATCGAGTTCGTCCCGTCCCTCATGATCCCCACGGACACCGTCGACTACTCGGTGCCGGGCGAGTTGGTGATCGAGGTGGACGAAAGTCTGTCCGAAGCCGAGAAACCCGCATGGCTCGTGGACGGTCAGCAACGCAGCGCGGCGATCCGCGACGCGGACCTCGCGGAGTTCCCCGTCGCCGTCGTCGGGTTCAAGGCGGACTCCGAAGAGGAGCAGCGCTCGCAGTTCATCCTGGTCAACTCCACGAAGGCGCTGCCCAAGGGCTTGATCCACGAACTGCTTCCCGACACGACCGGTCAACTGCCGGACTCCTACGTGCGGCGCCGGTTGCCGGCGCAGTTGATGACCCGTTTGAACGGCAGCAGGCGCAGTCCTTTCTACCGCATCATCGCGTCACCGACCGCGCCCAACGGCTACATCAAGGACAACAGCGTCCTGAAGATGGTCGAACACAGCCTCTTCGAAGGTGCGCTCTACCAGTACCGCAACCCCGTCGACGGATCCGGCGACGTAGAACGCATGCTCACGCACCTGATCGGCTTCTGGTCGGTCGTGCGCGAAGTGTTCCCCGAAGAGTGGAGCAAGCCTCCCCGCAACTCGCGGCTCACCCACGGTGTCGGCATCCAGTCGCTCGGCTTCGTCATGGACACCCTCACCGAGGACGTTCCGGCCGAGGGCGTGAAGACCGTGGAACTCAAGGAGGCACTGGAGAGCCTCAAGCCTCACGTCGCATGGACCTCGGGTACGTGGAAGTTCAGCGACGGCGAGGAACGACGCTGGAACAACCTGCAGAACACCCCCAACGACGTTCGGCAACTCACTTCGCACCTGCTGAAAGTCTTGCGCAAGCGCTCCCGCCGCCGCTGA
- the dpdA gene encoding tRNA-guanine transglycosylase DpdA: MKFYFPDSQDLVSPTYDFINDEYLPTRVRQRDDVYAHEVAKPSPYDGILVSKAIVDGSMKGSGKYAAPQRARLYRLGVRKFFRLPESMSSLGDCGAFNYVDEEHPPYTVDEVLDFYEECDFDAGVSIDHVIFGYMPGAGESDVDDAWVKRRHISLELAEKFYAAVQERDSAVEPVGAAQGWSPASYADSVARLQNIGYRRIALGGMVPLKTHEILACLEEISPLLLPDTQLHLLGITRVDSMERFADHGVTSFDSTSAFRQAFMDDRNNYHTADGAYTAVRVPQVDGNPALKRAILSGAVSQRDAIAAERNCLAALRDYDKDNVDLDEVMAALAVYETLVLGSTPTKKSYLAHYRRTLEARPWKSCPCALCKEHGIEIAIFRGTERNKRRGFHNLTVLEAKMRTLAT, translated from the coding sequence GTGAAATTCTACTTCCCGGACAGCCAGGACCTGGTCAGTCCCACCTACGACTTCATCAACGACGAGTACCTGCCCACACGTGTCCGGCAGCGCGACGACGTGTACGCGCACGAGGTGGCCAAACCGTCGCCCTACGACGGCATCCTCGTCAGCAAGGCGATCGTCGACGGCTCGATGAAGGGGTCGGGCAAGTACGCGGCACCACAGCGAGCCCGGCTGTACCGCCTCGGCGTCCGCAAGTTCTTCCGCCTTCCCGAGAGCATGTCGAGCCTCGGCGACTGCGGCGCCTTCAACTACGTCGACGAGGAACACCCTCCGTACACCGTCGACGAAGTGCTCGACTTCTACGAAGAGTGCGATTTCGACGCCGGTGTGAGCATCGACCACGTCATCTTCGGCTACATGCCCGGTGCCGGCGAGTCCGATGTCGATGACGCCTGGGTCAAGCGACGCCACATCTCACTGGAGCTGGCTGAGAAGTTCTACGCCGCCGTGCAGGAGCGCGACAGCGCGGTGGAGCCGGTAGGGGCGGCCCAGGGCTGGAGTCCCGCTAGTTACGCGGACAGCGTGGCCCGCCTGCAGAACATCGGTTACCGCAGGATCGCTCTTGGCGGCATGGTTCCGCTGAAGACACACGAGATCCTCGCCTGCCTCGAAGAGATCTCACCGCTGCTGCTGCCGGACACCCAACTCCACCTGCTCGGCATCACCCGGGTGGACAGCATGGAGCGCTTCGCCGATCACGGCGTGACCAGCTTCGACAGCACCTCCGCGTTTCGGCAGGCCTTTATGGACGACCGGAACAACTACCACACCGCGGACGGTGCCTACACCGCCGTGCGCGTGCCTCAAGTCGATGGGAACCCGGCGCTGAAGAGGGCGATCCTCTCCGGCGCGGTGTCGCAGCGCGACGCCATCGCCGCCGAACGGAACTGCCTCGCGGCCCTGCGCGACTACGACAAGGACAACGTGGACCTGGACGAGGTGATGGCTGCCCTTGCCGTCTACGAGACGCTCGTCCTGGGCAGCACGCCCACCAAGAAGAGCTACCTCGCCCACTACCGCAGGACGCTGGAGGCTCGCCCCTGGAAGTCCTGCCCCTGCGCGCTGTGCAAGGAGCACGGCATCGAGATCGCGATCTTCCGCGGCACAGAGCGCAACAAACGGCGTGGGTTCCACAACTTGACCGTGTTGGAGGCGAAAATGCGCACACTGGCCACCTGA
- a CDS encoding NUDIX domain-containing protein — MKTDPKPSTCVDAETFAADVALEGPPEVEFNPGIAGRIPAKGSAGGALVRDRNGHVLFVTPRYKPFLYIPGGIADANESPKAACQREVAEEIGIELRLGSLLVVDWVPQNGVWRDSHQFVSDGGVLTPEQVTALRTHDDELDGMKFLSLDAAAPHIHPSLYRRLQLAIEAAETGRTVYAEFGRAL, encoded by the coding sequence TTGAAGACCGACCCGAAGCCGAGCACGTGCGTCGACGCCGAGACGTTCGCTGCCGACGTGGCGCTCGAAGGTCCTCCCGAGGTCGAATTCAACCCTGGCATCGCAGGGCGTATCCCTGCGAAGGGGTCTGCTGGCGGTGCGCTGGTAAGGGACCGGAACGGGCACGTGCTGTTCGTGACGCCCCGCTACAAGCCGTTCCTGTACATCCCGGGCGGCATCGCGGACGCGAACGAGTCGCCAAAGGCGGCGTGTCAGCGCGAGGTGGCCGAGGAGATCGGGATTGAGCTTCGACTCGGTTCCTTGCTAGTCGTGGACTGGGTTCCCCAAAACGGGGTGTGGCGCGACAGCCATCAATTCGTATCCGACGGTGGCGTGCTCACGCCCGAGCAGGTCACTGCCCTTCGGACTCACGATGACGAGCTTGACGGCATGAAGTTCCTCTCGCTCGACGCTGCCGCTCCGCACATCCACCCATCGCTGTACCGGCGGCTTCAACTGGCCATCGAAGCGGCTGAAACCGGCCGTACCGTCTACGCGGAGTTCGGTCGAGCGCTGTAG